A stretch of DNA from Pasteurellaceae bacterium RH1A:
GGGTTCTTGCCCAAGGTTTCAGGGTCGTAGCTGCAGAAAATGGTGGTAATCTTACCGCTTGCATCCTTTTCCACTCGTTCAGCTTTAATCACATAGGCATTACGCAAACGCACTTCCTTGCCTAGCACCAAGCGTTTGTAGTGCTTGTTGGCCTCTTCACGGAAATCGGCTTCGTCAATGTAAAGCTCTTTAGTAAAAGGCAGTTGGCGGTCGCCTAATTCTGGACGATTTGGGTGGTTTGGTGCGGTTAAGAGTTCCTCACCCTCAAAGTTTTCAATCACCACTTTTACTGGGTTGATCACAGCCATAGCCCGAGGGGCATTTTCGTTAAGATCTTCACGAATACAGGCCTCAAGGGCAGAGTATTCCACCACGTTGTCCTGCTTGGTCACCCCGATACGGCGGCAGAATTCACGCAGGGAGGCAGGCGTGTAGCCACGGCGGCGTAGGCCAGAAATGGTCGGCATACGCGGGTCGTTCCAGCCATCTACAATCCCATCTTGCACTAGCTTGAGTAACTTACGCTTAGAGGTCAGCGTGCCCTCTAAATTGAGGCGAGAGAACTCGTACTGGTGCGGCAGTGGCCGCTCAATCGAAATGTTTTCCAGCACCCAGTCGTAAAGACGGCGGTTGTCTTGGAATTCCAGGGTACAGAGCGAGTGGGTAATGCGTTCGATGGCATCGGAAATACAGTGGGTGAAGTCGTACATTGGGTAAATGCACCACTTGTCGCCTGTTTGGTGGTGGCTGGCGAATTTAATGCGGTAAATGACTGGGTCACGCATCACAATAAAAGGGGAAGCCATATCAATCTTAGCCCGTAAGCAGGCCTTGCCCTCTTCAAACTCGCCATTTTTCATTTTCTCAAAGAGAGCCAAATTCTCTTCAACCGAGCGGTCACGATAAGGACTGTTCTTGCCTGGTTCGGTCAGGGTTCCACGGTATTCACGAATTTGGTCTGGCGAAAGCTCGTCCACATAGGCCAGGCCCTTTTCGATTAACTCAATGGCATAGGCGTAGAGTTGATCGAAGTAGTCAGAGGCATAGCGTGGTTCGCCCTCCCATTTAAAGCCCAACCATTCTACATCGGCCTTGATGGAATCCACATATTCCACATCTTCTTTAACAGGGTTGGTGTCGTCAAAACGCAGATTACAAAGGCCCTGATAGTCACGGGCAATGCCGAAGTTGAGGCAGATAGATTTGGCGTGGCCAATGTGTAAATAGCCGTTTGGCTCAGGCGGGAAGCGGGTGTAAACGTTATTATGTTTACCTGTTTTTAAGTCTTCATCAATAATATGGGTAATAAAGTTGGCACGAGGTTCGTTCTCGTTATGTAAAATTGTATCGCTCATTGTTCAACCTTTTTTAAGAAAATATTGCACCGTATTCTACACGTTTTTAGGCCTAATTCAATTCTCAAGGCCTGCCTATGGCAATAAAAAAAGCCACCGCAAAGGGTGGCTCAAGGAAGGAATTTGCTTAGGGCATATCCTCAATTTGCTCACGGCGGTATTTTCGGCAAAAATTCGTCATCTACTTTGTCAAAAATACTCGCCAAATTTCAATTTGTCTGCGTTTTTTTCCTCGTATCTGTCGCTTTTTGCTCGAAAAACCGACTCGTTTTCAAATTGAGGACACGCCCTAGTTTCTGATTTTTAAGAAACGTAAGATATAAATCAATAAACTTGCACCTAGCACGCCGAAGAGGAGGCCTGAGAAGGTGAAGGCGCCTGCTGCTTGGGCAGAACCGATGCCGAGTAGGTCGCCAAAGACCCAGCGGCCTAAAGAAGAACCGACAATACCGATGATGATGTTCATCAACAAGCCCATATCACTTTTCATTACTTTTTCGGCAATCCAACCAATGAGTGCACCGACAATAATTGCTGCAATCCAGCCCATAAAATACTCCTATAAGTCGTGAAAATGAAAGAAAATGCTTTTTTTGTGTGATGATAACGCTGTTACCAGACCCTTAAAAAGTAACATAAATTTTACAATTAAACAAGGCCAGAACCTTAAACCAAGTTAAACTTGGGTTAAGTCAAAGCGGATTTTTGTAAAAATTCCCCCAAAACCCACCGCTTGTTGCCTATCCATTTGAGCCAAAATCGCCTATAATTGTCTGTATTTTTATTTATAGGTAGTTAAAAAATGTCTGAACAAGAAAATCAAGAAATCGATCTGAACGGCGAAATGTTGGCCCGCCGTGAAAAATTAGCCGAACTCCGCCGCCGTGGCAATGCTTTCCCCAATACCTTCCGCCGTGAACACAAGGCAGCCGACCTGCACGCCCAATACGACAGCCTTGACGGCGAAGCCCTCAAGGAACAGGAAATTCCAGCCGTAGTGGCAGGCCGGATTATGCTGCGCCGTGCCATGGGCAAGGCCACCTTTATTACCATCCAAGATGTCAGCGGCCAAATCCAGCTCTATGTGGCCCGTGATAGCCTGCCAGAGGGCGAATATGCCAACACGGTTGCTATGTTGGACTTGGGCGATATTATCGGCGTGAAAGGCACGCTCTTTAAAACCAAAACTGGCGAATTAACCGTGCGTGCCAGCGAGCTACAAATTCTTACCAAGGCCCTACGCCCACTGCCAGACAAGCACAAGGGCTTGACCGACCAAGAAACCCGATACCGTCAGCGTTATTTAGATCTGATTGCCAATGAAGAATCCCGCCGTGCCTTTATTATCCGCTCTAAAGTGGTGTCTGGCATTCGTCAATTCTTCCTTGATAAGGACTTTATTGAAGTCGAAACCCCAATGTTGCAAGTTATTCCAGGCGGTGCGGCAGCCAAGCCGTTTGTGACCCACCACAATGCCTTAGATGTGGATATGTACCTGCGAATTGCGCCAGAACTCTACCTCAAACGCCTGACTGTAGGCGGCTTTGAGCGGGTCTTTGAGCTTAACCGTAACTTCCGTAATGAAGGGGTGTCGGTACGCCACAATCCTGAATTCACCATGATTGAGTACTATCAGGCCTATGCCACCTACCACGATTTGATGGACAATACCGAAGAACTTCTGCGTAAACTGGCCATCGACATTCTAGGCACCACCACCGTGCCTTACGGCGAATATGTTTTTGACTTTGGTAAACCATTTGAGCGGATCACCATGCACGATGCCGTGGTTAAATATGGCAAGGGCATTAAACGTGAAGACCTAGATAACTTTGACAAGGCAGTGGAAATTGCCAAGGGCTTGGGTATTGAGATCCAAAAATCCTGGGGCTTGGGTTCAGTCGTCAATGCCATTTTTGAAGAAGTGGCCGAGCACCAACTCATTCAGCCAACCTTCCTCATGGCCCACCCAGCGGAAATTTCCCCACTGGCCCGCCGTAACGATGAAAACCCAGAGGTCACCGACCGCTTTGAACTCTTTATCGGCGGCCGTGAAATCGGCAACGGCTTCTCAGAATTAAATGATGCCGAAGATCAGGCCGAACGCTTCCAAGCCCAAGTGGCCGCAAAAGAAGCAGGCGATGACGAAGCCATGTTCTACGATGACGACTACATCGTCGCCCTCGAACACGGCCTGCCACCAACCGCAGGCGAAGGCTTAGGCATTGACCGCTTGGCCATGATCTACGCCAATGCCCCATCTATTCGGGATGTGATCCTCTTCCCAGCTATGCGGCAGAAATAAGATGTGCTTACTAGGCCCTGTTGAAAAACAGGGCTTTTTTATGCTGTTTTAGATAAAGGACAAGAAGAGAGTGGATTAAGATTTTTATAGAAAAGTCGTAATGGAGGCGTGTCCCGGAGTCGAACCGAGCTACATGGATTTGCAATCCAGTGCATAACCGCTTTGCTAACACGCCGATGAGGAGAAAAAATGGAGCGGGAAACGAGGCTCGAACTCGCGACCCCGACCTTGGCAAGGTCGTGCTCTACCAACTGAGCTATTCCCGCATTGAATTGTTCGAAAGAACAGGGCTGTATTTTACGAGTTTTGCCTTGGCTGTCAAATGGAATTTGATAAAAATCAGTTATGTGCCGAAAAAAAGGGCGTTATGGCGATTTTTTGGTAAATTTTGTTGCCTCTTGGCTTGAAAAGTTTTACTTTATTGAAAATCACTCTTATTTATTCTTTCTCTATTTTCAATAAAGGAGCCTCCTATGCGTTTAAAAACCTTAGCCATTGCTATTTCTAGTCTTTTTTTAGCCAGCCAAGTGAATGCGGCTGATTTTTCCAAGGAAACCGAAGCCTACAAGCAGTTTGTGATTGCCCAAATTGATAATTTAGTGACGGATACGGAAAAATTTGTTGGCTACCTCAAACAGGGCGATGTGCAAAAAGCCAAGCAAATTTACCCGCTTGCACGGATGTATTTTGAACGTTCCGAGCCTATTGCCGAGAGTTTTGGCGACTTAGACCCTCGCATTGATGCCCGTTTGGCGGATTTGGCTGAAGAGGGTAAAACTGAAAAAGATTGGTCTGGCTTCCACAAGATTGAGAAGGTGCTTTGGGAGCAAAACACCACCAAGGGCACAGAAGCAACGGCCGATCAGCTCTTAAAAGATGTTAAAGAATTACGGGCCAAGATCCCAACGGCAGAAGTGACGCCAGAGCTGATGATTACGGGGGCAGTGGACTTGCTCAATGAAGTTTCCACTTCAAAAGTGACCGGTGAGGAAGAAATTTTCTCTAAAACCGACCTTTACGACTTCAAGGCCAATATTGAGGGGGCGGAGAAGATTTTTGAGATCTTCCGCCCAGCTGTGGAAGCCAAAAATAAGGATTTAGCCAAGGATATTGAGAGCAAATTTGCCGCAGTCAATATGTTGTTAGATAAGCACAACCAGGCCAAGGGCAGCTTTGATTATGTGGGCTATGATAAACTGTCTGAAGCCGACATCAAGGCCCTAGCAGAAGCCGTGAATAAATTGGGCGAGCCGCTTGCCCAAATGGGTGTAATTTTAGAATAAGGACATCCTATGAGCACGCATCATGCCAATGAGCGGCGGGATTTCCTCAAACAAGCAACATTCCTCGGTGCTGGCCTTATGGCTGGCACCTCGGCCCTTGCCTTGGAACCTCGCCCTGCTCCTAAAATTCACAATGCCTTTCCTTTTTTCGGCCAGCACCAACAGGGCATTGCCACACCCGCCCAAAAGCATATCTATTTTATGGTCTTAGACCTCCACACCCAGGAGCTAGCACCCATCCAGCAAATGTTTAAGACCTGGACCCACTATGCCGCCCAGCTGACAAGCGGTAAAAATGTCAAAGAATATAGCAAAAATGCCTATGTGCCACCGGCCGATACGGGCGAAGCCGATGGGCTTAATCCATATAACCTAACCCTAACCTTTGGGGTAAGTAGCAGCTTCTTTGATAAGCTCCAACTTAATCAATATAAGCCTAAGGAACTGGCCGATCTGCCCCATTTCCCTCGGGATCAGCTCCAAGCTAACTACACAGGGGGCGATATTTGTATCCAAGCCTGTGCAGATGATCCCCAGGTGGCCTTTCATGCGGTGCGGAACCTTGTTCGAGTGGCCCGTAGCCACATTACCATGAAATGGAGCCAGATGGGCTTTAATTCCTTTGAGGGTTCAGACACGCCCCGCAATCTCTTTGGCTTTAAGGACGGCACGGCCAACTCCACTAAGCAAGAAGACTTGGATGCCACGGTTTGGGTGGACAGCCCAGATTGGCTAAGGGGCGGTTCCTACTTGGCCGTCCGCCGGATTAAGACCTTCCTAGAAACCTGGGACAGAACCAACCTCTTTTCCCAGGAAGAAACCTTCGGCCGCCACCGTGATACAGGCGCCCCAATCGGCAGCCACAAGGAATTTGACCCAGTTGATATTCATAAGAAGAACGATAAGGGCGAACCCCTTATCCCTGAGCCTTCCCACGTCCATTTGGCCAAAAAGGCCGGCGTGCCTATTTTACGCCGCTCCTTCTCCTATGCCAGCGGGGTGGATGACAAGGGCCAGTTTGATGCAGGCCTGCTTTTTATCTCCTTCCAAAAAGACCCGGCCCAGTTCATCAAGATCCAAAATACTTTTGGCAATATTGACAAGCTCAATGAATACATCACCCATATAGGCAGCGGTTTGTTTGCCTGCTTTGCGGGGGTAAAGGATGAGCAGGATTATTTGGGCAGAGCCTTGTTTGAGGCGGTGCAAGCAGGGTAGAAATAAGGGATTTATATCTTATTTGCCCCCCTCCGCCTTCGGCACCTCCCCCCGCAAGCGGGTGGAGGGAAGTCTATCTTGATTTTTCGCTCCCTCCGTTTACGGGGGGAGCTGCCCGAAGGGCTGAGGGGGAATCAGAGGGGTTTTATGCCTAAAATTATATTTTTAATATTGGCTTTCTTTAGCAGTACCTTAGCTTTCGCCAAGGTCGATACCAGCCCGCTTTTTGTGCATTTATCAGATGCCATGGCAGCGGTGAAGCGGCAGGATGCGGAGGCAGCCAAGCCCTATTTGCAGGCGCTTGAGCAGGGCTTCATCGCCCTGCCTGACCATACTTCTGCTGCAGGCAAGCAGGTGGAAAGTAGCCTGGCTCAGTCTTTAACCAGCCCAAACTTGGCCAACTTTGAGCAGCTTTCCAAGGCCCTTTATGCCTTTGAAAAGGAACAAAACCCGGTCGATTACACCCAAAAACGCCAGACCTTTGCCAAACGGGTGATGCCTGTTTACCAAAAGCTGCAACAAGCGGTGCAAAATCAGGAGTTATCTGCAATTCAGGCCGAATACAAGCGTTTTAACACCACTTGGACGATAAACGAAAAGGTGGTGCGGGAAACCAGCCTGGGCCATTATGGCCAAATTGAAACGGCCATTACCCTCTTGCGGATTGCCATGCTGTCGGAGCCGGCTAACTTTCCTGACATGGCTAAACAGGCCGAGGTGCTAGGCCAGGCACTGGCAGATTTCAAGGCGGGTAAGGTGCTTCAACCCCAACAATCTACGGTTGCCAATGCGCCACAAACCCTGCCTGAGGGCATTGCCTTGCTTGAGAAAAGCTACCGCCATTTTGAGCAAGATCAGCTGGAAGAGGGCAGAGCCGACATTACTCTCTTTATCCAGCAATGGGCTATTTTTGAAGGGGAAGTCCGCACCCGTGATGGAGGGCTTTATACCCGTGTAGAAAGCGACTTGCCGCTGATTATGGTGAAAGGCAATGAGCCGAGTAACCTGGCTCGTTTTCAAGGCCTGATCAGCGATCTCAATCGCCTAGATCTGGCCGGGGCTTATGGGGTGGTGGATGCCATGCTGATCCTGCTGCGTGAAGGCATAGAAGCCCTCCTCATCATTATGGCCCTGCTCACCGCCCTTAAGGCCGCCCAACAGCCCAAGGCCAAGCGTTGGGTTTATGCGGGAGCAGGTTTGGGACTTTTTGCCAGCCTGCTTGGGGCCATCGCCTTACAGCAGTTCTTTCCTGCCCTGTCAGCCGGCACTAGCCGAGAAATTTTAGAGGGCGTTGTGGGGATTGTGGCCGTGGTTATGATGCTCTTTGTTGGCGCCTGGCTGCATAGCAAATCTTCCCTTCTTGGCTGGAAACGTTTTATCGACAAACAGGTCGCCCAGGCCCTGGCCACGGGCAGTTTGGTGTCTATGCTAACGCTCAGCTTCCTCTCCGTCTTTCGAGAGGGGGCAGAAACCATTCTCTTCTATGCGGGTATGATGCCCCTCATTAGCCTTGAGGATCTGCTCTTAGGCATTGGGCTGGCCTTGGTCTTGCTTGGCTTGATCGCCTTACTTATCAAGCAAACCGCCCAATGGCTGCCCCTTCATCATCTTTTTAAGGCCATGACCGCACTTATCTACCTCTTGGGCTTTAAGATCTTGGGGGTTAGCGTTCACGCTCTACAACTGACCAATGTTTTCCCAACCAGCCTAGTTGAAGGCCTGCCTAATCTCCCGCTGATTGGCTTTTACGCCAACTGGCAAGGCATAGGGGCGCAGGTGGTTTATTTGATTTTAATTCCTGTGGTTGCAAGAATGTTTAGAAAATAGACCGCTTGTAGCCTTAGAGGTTGTTGATAATTCAAGAAAAATGCTTGTTAGATAAGAAATAGGGAAGTGAAAACCTGTGAGATCCACTCCCCTCTTTAGCAAAGAGGGGCAGGGGGAGATTTGGCAGAAGAAATAGCAACGAGAGATCTAGGCATATAGGACAAAATAGTTGGTCTTTTTGCACTTTATGCCTCTATAGGACAAAAAAGTTGGTAAAGATTATTTTAACAGATCCTTACCAACTCTTTTTGTTCAAAAAGTCCTGTATAAACAAGATCTTATGCTTTCTTGTTAAACCGCTGTGCGGACGTAATTTGTCTTTTAGTTCCTTAAATAAACCTTCAATCCTATTTGTTGTCTTTTCAATATTTAATTCAGGATATTTCTCATAAGTAAAAATATATTCATAATAACGCTTAATACTCGCAGCAGCACTTCTTACACTTCGATGTTTATAAGGGTATTTCCCTTTTTCATTTGGTTTATCTGACCGTTCACTTAAAAACTCCTGGTGTTTTCTCTTCCATTCATATATTTTTAAATAAAATTCATTTTTAGAGCTGGTTTTAAGCGTCTTAATAATACTTTTTAATTCTCTTCCTGCATGTGATTGATGTTTTTTTCTCAATGCCCTCATTACGATTGCTACAAGATGAAACTGACACATCTGTGTTGGTGTATTGAACAAATCTTTTAAGAGGCCTCTACGCCCATCACAGGTAACTGATTGAATAATATAATTTCTTTCCCTTAAACGGTTCATGGCCTTCTTGTAATAGATATCTTTTTCTGTTTTGACTATTTGGTGATAAACCACCTTTTTTGTAGAGCTATCAATAAACACCATTACACCAAAATCTCGGTGAAAGAATGTTGTATCAATAATTAAGTTCAAGTATGTATTTTGAGGTTTATTTAAGGAGGATTTAGGGTGCTTCTCTAAATATCTTCGAATAGTTCGAGAAGAGCAAGAATATTTTTCTGCTAACTGTACTTGTGTTTGTTTTCCAGATGAATAATCAAGCCAAATTTTTTCAGGATCTAATTTATTCTTAAAGGTAAATGTTTTATTACAGCTAAGACATTTGTAACGCTGTACATTATTTTGTTTGCCATACTTCTGGATCGGGGAATGTTGGCAGAAAGGACAGTTTTTTGTGCATATTTCAAAAAGAGGGCTTAAAGCCTTGTACTATAAGGCTTTAAGCCACTTTTTACCAACTATTTTGTCCTATATGCCGAGATCTATTTTCGGAGAAAAAACAAACAAGATAATTTCTTACTAATTATTCCCTCACTCCGCTATCACTACTGCCAAATCTCCCCTGCCCCCTCTTTGCTAAAGAGGGGAATTACATCTCTAGTTCATCAGAGATCACGACAACCGCAAATTTTTCCGAATTATCAACAACCCCTAGGCAATTTCCTTAAATTGGATAAGCCCATTTTGGCTGTAGTCGGTCAAGTCTTCTTCATCTTGCACCACTGGCGTATTGGGAATATCAGCCTTGTCGAAGGCGATGTCTCCTTCAAGGCCCTCAATCAGCTGGCCGCGTTTAAGCCCTTTAAAATCAAAGAGTTTTGGGTCACAAAGGTGCGATGGCGTGATGTTTTGTAGGGCGCTGAACATGGTTTCAATCCGTCCTGGGTAGAGCCTGTCCCAGTTTTGGAGCATTTCCTTGACCACCTGGCGTTGCAGGTTGGGCTGGGAGCCGCAGAGGTTACATGGAATAATGGGGAACTGCTTGGCCTCGGCATAGCGTTCGATGTCCTTTTCCTTGCAGTAGGCTAGGGGGCGGATAACAATCTGCTTGCCATCGTCACTAATAAGTTTGGGCGGCATACTTTTCATCTTGCCGCCATAGAACATATTAAGAAAGAGGGTTTCCAGCATATCATCACGGTGGTGGCCCAGGGCGATTTTGGTCGCACCCAGTTCGGTTGCGGTGCGGTAGAGAATGCCACGGCGCAGGCGGGAGCAGAGCGAGCAGGTGGTTTTGCCCTCAGGGATTTTTTCTTTCACGATCCCGTAGGTGTTTTCTTCCACAATCTTATAATCCACCCCAATACTCTTGAGATATTCAGGTAAGATATGCTCAGGAAAGCCGGGCTGCTTTTGGTCTAGATTGACGGCCACGATGTCAAAATGGATAGGGGCATTAAGGCGGAGGTTGAGCAAAATATCCAAGAGGGTGTAGCTGTCCTTGCCGCCCGAGAGGCAGACCATCACCTTGTCGCCCTCTTCAATCATATTGAAATCAGCAATGGCATTGCCCACATTGCGGCGGAGTCTTTTATGTAACTTGTTGATGTTATAGGCAATTTTCTTTTCGTCTTTGGAGGTTTGTTCTAAATGCATGGCTTAATAAATGGGGTTTTAAAAAAGAATGGTGCATAGTAAAGATTTGGCTATTTTTTGCAAGGGTTAAGTGTTGATTTGGCGCAGATAAATTTGCAAAAAATTGATGAAAATAAACCGCTTGTTTGATGCAATCGTTTGCTTAAGTGGGTTAATTTGGGTAAAATCTCGCCCTCTTTTTTATTCGAGGTCTCCTTATGTCTTTATTTCAACTTGAAGCCCGTGGCTCTTCTGTTCGTCAGGAAGTGGTTGCAGGCTTAACCACCTTCTTGGCCATGGTCTATTCGGTTATCGTTGTGCCTAATATGCTCAGTGCCGCTGGCTTTCCTGCCGATTCAGTCTTTATCGCCACCTGTTTGGTGTCGGGCTTGGGGTCGATTTTGATTGGCCTGTGGGCCAACGTGCCCATGGCCATTGGTGCGGCCATTTCCCTAACCGCCTTTACTGCCTTTAGCCTGGTGCTGGGCCAGGGTATTTCTATTCCTGTTGCCTTGGGGGCCATTTTCCTGATGGGGGTGGTCTTTACCCTGGTTTCGGTAACAGGCATTCGGGCCTGGATTCTCCGTAACCTGCCTGCCAGCATTGCCCATGGGGCGGGGATTGGTATTGGCCTCTTCCTCTTGCTTATCGCCGCTAACGGCGTAGGCCTGGTTGTGGGTAACCAAGCTGGCCTGCCGGTCAAGATGGGCGAGTTTACCTCCTTCCCTGTGCTGATGGCCTTGCTTGGCCTGGCTGCCATTATTGGCTTGGAACGTTTGCAGGTCAAAGGCTCTATCCTTTGGGTGATTATTGCCATCACGGTGATTGGTTTGATTTTTGACCCTAATGTAAAATTCAGCGGCCAGATTTTTAAAATGCCAAGTTTTGGGGAAAACTCCCTCTTCCTTAATTTGGATCTTATGGGCGCCCTTAACACGGCCATTCTGCCTGTGGTGTTTGCCCTGGTGATGACGGCCATTTTTGATGCCACAGGCACCATTCGTGCAGTGGCAGGCCAGGCCAACTTGTTAGACAAGGACGGCCAGATTATTAACGGCGGCCGTGCCTTGACCTCCGACTCCTTGGGCAGCGTGCTGTCTGGCCTCTTCGGCACAGCCCCTGCTGCGGTTTATATTGAGTCTGCCGCAGGCACTGCCGTGGGTGGCAAAACAGGCTTAACCGCGGTTGTGGTGGGCGTGCTTTTCCTACTTATGCTCTTCTTCCAGCCGCTGGCCTTCTTGGTGCCTGGCTATGCCACCGCCCCTGCCCTTATGTATGTGGGCTTGCTCATGTTAAGCAATGTGTCTAAATTGGATTTTGAGGATTTTGTTGGTGCCATGTCTGGCCTGGTTTGTGCGGTCTTTATCGTGCTTACCGCCAACATCGTGACGGGGATTATGTTGGGCTTTGCCGTCTTGGTGATTGGCCGTGTGATTTCAGGCGAATTCAAGAAACTCAATATCGGCACGGTGATTATTGCTGTTGCTCTTGTGGCCTTCTATGCCTTGGGTTGGGCCATTTAGGTAAAGAAAATGGTGGGTTTTGACCCACCATTTTTTTAGAGCTCAACACTTAACTTATCATAAGCCCGTTTAGCCTTTTCTCTGGCCTTTTCCACGCTCTCATCTCGAGCCAATACCACACCTAAACGGCGGTGGCCATTGACTTCGCCCTTGCCAAAGAGGCGGATATTGGTGCCAGCCTCTTCCAAGACCTTATCTAAATTGCCAAAACTCACCTGCTTGGATTTCCCCTCAACCACCACAGCCCGGGAGGCTGATGGGCTGATGAGGGCGATTTCAGGAATAGGCAGGCCTAAAATAGCCCGAGCATGGAGGGCGAATTCAGACAGTTCTTGCGAAATCAGGGTTACCATGCCGGTGTCATGCGGGCGTGGGGAGACCTCGTTAAAGATGATTTCATCGCCACAAACAAAGAGTTCCACCCCGAAAATCCCCCTTCCGCCCAGGGCAGTGGTAATCTTTTCGGCCGTTTCTTGGGCTCGCTTGAGGGCCAGATCTGACATTGCCTGGGGCTGCCAGGATTCACGATAATCCCCGTCCACTTGAACGTGGCCGATTGGGGCCAGGAAGGAGGTTCCATGGATATGGCGAACAGTGAGAAGGGTGATTTCATAATCGAACTTGATAAAGCCTTCTACAATCACACGGCCACCACCAGCCCGGCCACCTTCCTGAGAATAATCCCAAGCCTTTTGGATATCGGCTTCTGACTTAACCACACTTTGGCCGTGGCCAGAGGAGGACATAATGGGCTTGACCACGCAAGGGATACCAATCTCTGAAACCGCTTGTTGGAAGGCCTCAAAATTCTCCACAAAGCGATAAGGCGAGGTTTTCAAGCCCAGCTCTTCAGCGGCCAAACGGCGAATGCCCTCACGGTTCATGGTCAGTTGGGTGGCCTTGGCGGTTGGGATGATCGTGTAGCCTTCTGCTTCGAGTTCAACAAGGGTTGCGGTGGCAATGGCTTCCACTTCTGGCACGATAAAATCAGGCTTTTCCTGTTCAACTAGGGCTCTAAGGGCCTGGCCGTCTAACATGGAAATGGTATAGGCCCGGTGGGCGACCTGCTGGGCTGGGGCGTTTTCATAGCGATCAACGGCGATCACTTCCACGCCTAAGCGTTGGAGTTCAATGACGACTTCCTTGCCCAGTTCGCCTGAGCCGAGCATCATTACTTTAGTCGCTTTGGGGGTAAGAGGGGTTCCGAGGGTTATCATGTTTGTTTCCTTTTCTTGTGTTTAA
This window harbors:
- a CDS encoding phosphoribosylglycinamide formyltransferase 2; the encoded protein is MITLGTPLTPKATKVMMLGSGELGKEVVIELQRLGVEVIAVDRYENAPAQQVAHRAYTISMLDGQALRALVEQEKPDFIVPEVEAIATATLVELEAEGYTIIPTAKATQLTMNREGIRRLAAEELGLKTSPYRFVENFEAFQQAVSEIGIPCVVKPIMSSSGHGQSVVKSEADIQKAWDYSQEGGRAGGGRVIVEGFIKFDYEITLLTVRHIHGTSFLAPIGHVQVDGDYRESWQPQAMSDLALKRAQETAEKITTALGGRGIFGVELFVCGDEIIFNEVSPRPHDTGMVTLISQELSEFALHARAILGLPIPEIALISPSASRAVVVEGKSKQVSFGNLDKVLEEAGTNIRLFGKGEVNGHRRLGVVLARDESVEKAREKAKRAYDKLSVEL
- a CDS encoding permease produces the protein MSLFQLEARGSSVRQEVVAGLTTFLAMVYSVIVVPNMLSAAGFPADSVFIATCLVSGLGSILIGLWANVPMAIGAAISLTAFTAFSLVLGQGISIPVALGAIFLMGVVFTLVSVTGIRAWILRNLPASIAHGAGIGIGLFLLLIAANGVGLVVGNQAGLPVKMGEFTSFPVLMALLGLAAIIGLERLQVKGSILWVIIAITVIGLIFDPNVKFSGQIFKMPSFGENSLFLNLDLMGALNTAILPVVFALVMTAIFDATGTIRAVAGQANLLDKDGQIINGGRALTSDSLGSVLSGLFGTAPAAVYIESAAGTAVGGKTGLTAVVVGVLFLLMLFFQPLAFLVPGYATAPALMYVGLLMLSNVSKLDFEDFVGAMSGLVCAVFIVLTANIVTGIMLGFAVLVIGRVISGEFKKLNIGTVIIAVALVAFYALGWAI
- a CDS encoding tRNA 2-thiocytidine(32) synthetase TtcA, which translates into the protein MHLEQTSKDEKKIAYNINKLHKRLRRNVGNAIADFNMIEEGDKVMVCLSGGKDSYTLLDILLNLRLNAPIHFDIVAVNLDQKQPGFPEHILPEYLKSIGVDYKIVEENTYGIVKEKIPEGKTTCSLCSRLRRGILYRTATELGATKIALGHHRDDMLETLFLNMFYGGKMKSMPPKLISDDGKQIVIRPLAYCKEKDIERYAEAKQFPIIPCNLCGSQPNLQRQVVKEMLQNWDRLYPGRIETMFSALQNITPSHLCDPKLFDFKGLKRGQLIEGLEGDIAFDKADIPNTPVVQDEEDLTDYSQNGLIQFKEIA